Proteins encoded within one genomic window of Gadus chalcogrammus isolate NIFS_2021 chromosome 6, NIFS_Gcha_1.0, whole genome shotgun sequence:
- the LOC130383858 gene encoding serine/threonine-protein phosphatase 6 catalytic subunit-like, with product MAPLDLDKYAEIAKQCKYLPENDLKRLCDYVCDLLLEESNVQPVSTPVTVCGDIHGQFYDLCELFRTGGQVPDTNYIFMGDFVDRGYYSLETFTYLLVLKAKWPDRITLLRGNHESRQITQVYGFYDECQTKYGNANAWRYCTKVFDMLTVAALMDEQVLCVHGGLSPDIKTLDQIRTIERNQEIPHKGAFCDLVWSDPEDVDTWAISPRGAGWLFGAKVTNEFVHINNLKLICRAHQLVHEGYKFMFDEKLVTVWSAPNYCYRCGNIASIMVFKDASTREPKLFRAVPDSERVIPPRTTTPYFL from the exons ATGGCGCCTCTGGACCTGGATAAATATGCGGAGATCGCAAAGCAGTGTAAATACCTCCCAGAGAACGACCTCAAG AGATTATGCGACTATGTGTGTGACCTACTGCTGGAAGAATCCAACGTCCAGCCCGTATCCACCCCCGTCACAGTATGTGGGGACATCCACGGACAG TTCTATGACCTCTGTGAGCTCTTCAGGACAGGCGGTCAGGTCCCAGACACAAACTACATCTTCATG GGGGACTTTGTGGACCGGGGGTATTACAGTCTGGAGACGTTCACATACCTGCTGGTCCTGAAAGCCAAGTGGCCGGACCGCATCACCCTACTCCGGGGGAACCACGAGAGCCGGCAGATCACACAGGTGTACGGCTTCTATG ATGAATGCCAAACCAAATATGGAAATGCCAACGCCTGGAGATACTGTACCAAAGTATTCGACATGTTGACAGTTGCTGCA CTGATGGATGAGCAAGTGTTGTGTGTACACGGTGGTCTATCGCCTGACATCAAAACGTTGGACCAGATCCGAACCATCGAAAGGAACCAGGAGATCCCCCACAAGGGGGCGTTCTGTGACCTGGTGTGGTCCGACCCGGAGGACGTGGACACCTGGGCCATCAGTCCAAGAGGCGCCGGCTGGCTGTTTGGGGCGAAGGTCACCAACGAG TTTGTCCACATCAACAACCTGAAGCTGATCTGCAGGGCCCACCAGCTGGTCCACGAGGGCTACAAGTTCATGTTTGATGAGAAGCTGGTGACGGTGTGGTCCGCCCCCAACTACTGCTACCGCTGTGGGAACATCGCCTCCATCATGGTGTTCAAGGACGCCAGCACCCGGGAGCCCAAGCTGTTCCGCGCCGTCCCTGACTCGGAGCGGGTCATCCCCCCTCGCACCACCACGCCCTACTTCCTCTGA